A window from Macaca thibetana thibetana isolate TM-01 chromosome 7, ASM2454274v1, whole genome shotgun sequence encodes these proteins:
- the RDH11 gene encoding retinol dehydrogenase 11 isoform X1 has protein sequence MVELLLLLLLLLLPFLLYMAAPQIRKMLSSGVCTSTVQLPGKVVVVTGANTGIGKETAKELAQRGARVYLACRDVEKGELVAKDIQTTTGNQQVLVRKLDLSDTKSIRAFAKGFLAEEKHLHILINNAGVMMCPYSKTADGFEMHIGVNHLGHFLLTHLLLEKLKESAPSRIVNVSSLAHHLGRIHFHNLQGEKFYNAGLAYCHSKLANILFTQELARRLKGSGVTTYSVHPGTVQSELVRHSSFMRWMWWLFSFFIKTPQQGAQTSLHCALTEGLEILSGNHFSDCHVTWVSAQARNETIARRLWDVSCDLLGLPMD, from the exons ATGGTTGAGCTCCTGCTCCTGCTGTTGCTCCTCCTTCTGCCCTTCCTTCTGTATATGGCTGCGCCCCAAATCAG GAAAATGCTGTCCAGTGGGGTGTGTACATCAACTGTTCAGCTTCCTGGGAAAGTAGTTGTGGTCACTGGAGCTAATACAGGTATCGGGAAGGAGACAGCCAAAGAACTGGCTCAGAGAG GAGCTCGAGTATATTTAGCTTGCCGGGATGTGGAAAAGGGGGAGTTGGTGGCCAAAGACATCCAGACCACGACAGGGAACCAGCAGGTGTTGGTGCGGAAACTGGACCTGTCTGATACTAAGTCTATTCGAGCTTTTGCTAAGGGCTTCTTAGCCG AGGAAAAGCACCTCCACATTTTGATCAACAATGCAGGAGTGATGATGTGTCCCTACTCGAAGACAGCAGATGGCTTTGAGATGCACATAGGAGTCAACCACTTGG GTCACTTCCTCCTGACCCATCTGCTGCTAGAGAAACTAAAGGAATCAGCCCCATCACGGATAGTAAATGTGTCTTCCCTTGCACATCACCTGGGAAGGATCCACTTCCATAACCTACAGGGCGAGAAATTCTACAATGCAGGCCTGGCCTACTGTCATAGCAAGCTAGCCAACATCCTATTCACCCAGGAACTGGCCCGGAGGCTAAAAG GCTCTGGCGTTACGACGTATTCTGTACACCCTGGCACAGTCCAATCTGAACTGGTTCGGCACTCATCTTTCATGAGATGGATGTGGtggcttttctcctttttcatcaAGACTCCTCAGCAGGGAGCCCAGACCAGCCTGCACTGTGCCTTAACAGAAGGTCTTGAGATTCTAAGTGGGAATCATTTCAG TGACTGTCATGTGACATGGGTCTCTGCCCAAGCTCGTAATGAGACAATAGCAAGGCGGCTGTGGGACGTCAGCTGTGACCTGCTGGGCCTCCCAATGGACTAA
- the RDH11 gene encoding retinol dehydrogenase 11 isoform X3, whose protein sequence is MVELLLLLLLLLLPFLLYMAAPQIRKMLSSGVCTSTVQLPGKVVVVTGANTGIGKETAKELAQRGARVYLACRDVEKGELVAKDIQTTTGNQQVLVRKLDLSDTKSIRAFAKGFLAEEKHLHILINNAGVMMCPYSKTADGFEMHIGVNHLGSGVTTYSVHPGTVQSELVRHSSFMRWMWWLFSFFIKTPQQGAQTSLHCALTEGLEILSGNHFSDCHVTWVSAQARNETIARRLWDVSCDLLGLPMD, encoded by the exons ATGGTTGAGCTCCTGCTCCTGCTGTTGCTCCTCCTTCTGCCCTTCCTTCTGTATATGGCTGCGCCCCAAATCAG GAAAATGCTGTCCAGTGGGGTGTGTACATCAACTGTTCAGCTTCCTGGGAAAGTAGTTGTGGTCACTGGAGCTAATACAGGTATCGGGAAGGAGACAGCCAAAGAACTGGCTCAGAGAG GAGCTCGAGTATATTTAGCTTGCCGGGATGTGGAAAAGGGGGAGTTGGTGGCCAAAGACATCCAGACCACGACAGGGAACCAGCAGGTGTTGGTGCGGAAACTGGACCTGTCTGATACTAAGTCTATTCGAGCTTTTGCTAAGGGCTTCTTAGCCG AGGAAAAGCACCTCCACATTTTGATCAACAATGCAGGAGTGATGATGTGTCCCTACTCGAAGACAGCAGATGGCTTTGAGATGCACATAGGAGTCAACCACTTGG GCTCTGGCGTTACGACGTATTCTGTACACCCTGGCACAGTCCAATCTGAACTGGTTCGGCACTCATCTTTCATGAGATGGATGTGGtggcttttctcctttttcatcaAGACTCCTCAGCAGGGAGCCCAGACCAGCCTGCACTGTGCCTTAACAGAAGGTCTTGAGATTCTAAGTGGGAATCATTTCAG TGACTGTCATGTGACATGGGTCTCTGCCCAAGCTCGTAATGAGACAATAGCAAGGCGGCTGTGGGACGTCAGCTGTGACCTGCTGGGCCTCCCAATGGACTAA
- the RDH11 gene encoding retinol dehydrogenase 11 isoform X2, protein MLSSGVCTSTVQLPGKVVVVTGANTGIGKETAKELAQRGARVYLACRDVEKGELVAKDIQTTTGNQQVLVRKLDLSDTKSIRAFAKGFLAEEKHLHILINNAGVMMCPYSKTADGFEMHIGVNHLGHFLLTHLLLEKLKESAPSRIVNVSSLAHHLGRIHFHNLQGEKFYNAGLAYCHSKLANILFTQELARRLKGSGVTTYSVHPGTVQSELVRHSSFMRWMWWLFSFFIKTPQQGAQTSLHCALTEGLEILSGNHFSDCHVTWVSAQARNETIARRLWDVSCDLLGLPMD, encoded by the exons ATGCTGTCCAGTGGGGTGTGTACATCAACTGTTCAGCTTCCTGGGAAAGTAGTTGTGGTCACTGGAGCTAATACAGGTATCGGGAAGGAGACAGCCAAAGAACTGGCTCAGAGAG GAGCTCGAGTATATTTAGCTTGCCGGGATGTGGAAAAGGGGGAGTTGGTGGCCAAAGACATCCAGACCACGACAGGGAACCAGCAGGTGTTGGTGCGGAAACTGGACCTGTCTGATACTAAGTCTATTCGAGCTTTTGCTAAGGGCTTCTTAGCCG AGGAAAAGCACCTCCACATTTTGATCAACAATGCAGGAGTGATGATGTGTCCCTACTCGAAGACAGCAGATGGCTTTGAGATGCACATAGGAGTCAACCACTTGG GTCACTTCCTCCTGACCCATCTGCTGCTAGAGAAACTAAAGGAATCAGCCCCATCACGGATAGTAAATGTGTCTTCCCTTGCACATCACCTGGGAAGGATCCACTTCCATAACCTACAGGGCGAGAAATTCTACAATGCAGGCCTGGCCTACTGTCATAGCAAGCTAGCCAACATCCTATTCACCCAGGAACTGGCCCGGAGGCTAAAAG GCTCTGGCGTTACGACGTATTCTGTACACCCTGGCACAGTCCAATCTGAACTGGTTCGGCACTCATCTTTCATGAGATGGATGTGGtggcttttctcctttttcatcaAGACTCCTCAGCAGGGAGCCCAGACCAGCCTGCACTGTGCCTTAACAGAAGGTCTTGAGATTCTAAGTGGGAATCATTTCAG TGACTGTCATGTGACATGGGTCTCTGCCCAAGCTCGTAATGAGACAATAGCAAGGCGGCTGTGGGACGTCAGCTGTGACCTGCTGGGCCTCCCAATGGACTAA